In one window of Aphidius gifuensis isolate YNYX2018 linkage group LG4, ASM1490517v1, whole genome shotgun sequence DNA:
- the LOC122855570 gene encoding putative uncharacterized protein DDB_G0277255 isoform X2 → MLPDNTFPVTGGIMQTEEVVPRAQSTGIVSSLTDTLNYQYPLHLLQHLQYQLPELVHMAVKQEPQDDDERARCVINNRFSSNEALNSQQAESSSASTPTEVAHHVHHGHDGMTVHQQLQQPTGESTLGQTNQDSINRSRPSRGRRKSRWKLKFHHQALPPEYLDHYEAALAQEALNTSPTQGYNPNAPSPAPTTSTSTSPSTPSPNADVQGWLQRITAVQQEISPTNSIENNNSSQSNYRRSVITSSANNYTINHQPSPRPPMKYSDLPYMGEITLDNSKPRRGRKPKKADICHLIYKNYGTILPGTPGHEERGKDIQERLENNREQSPQINFQRSDIQNRISSLLEKRLTQESKKGNIILDENKEQNEPLNLCIKDLNQLKIRLLRKHGNIYESGHVKSESSSDNEDIECVDVKNTKKINLINSNKLPECINNNNIAINNNNNITNINNNNTKNINQNDKNGQNSNGLVYWPNGGVFIHPMALQSQLMYYQKMSKDDNKNQASPVDTTTSTKESKIIPKTVYSSMVDSKSPIASPSPVSVTVTPPSISPRPKRIAQTNQSTNQSTTTTTAQPTKRKRSAIFIPPMPTENNNNPATEVSICKFKFTGGAKPSLQEKKSLSVDSGGNFRYYSGTGDKSMRGYEFFPRETLQQPAGQATSSAGAFLSAAGERIPPPQLSSSSLSSSSSSCQRVIVADDGRRKRKTRKSLQREKLEQTFKEKGFLIQTQQLESAEGATYCKFRQLRKFTRYLFRSWKDYLPGNVGDLNHNPDDEQTIIAEVDGEQSPSPISNSDLVVMSNVIDENQTLPIA, encoded by the exons ATGTTGCCGGATAACACATTTCCCGTAAcag gGGGCATTATGCAGACCGAGGAAGTCGTGCCTCGTGCACAATCAACAGGTATTGTAAGCTCCCTGACAGACACTTTAAACTATCAATATCCATTGCATCTTCTTCAACATTTACAATATCAATTGCCAGAACTCGTTCACATGGCGGTTAAACAAGAGCCACAAGATGACGATGAAAGAGCAAGGTGTGTTATTAATAacag ATTCAGTTCTAACGAGGCACTTAACAGTCAACAAGCAGAATCAAGTAGTGCATCTACTCCTACTGAAGTTGCACATCACGTGCATCATGGTCATGATGGAATGACAGTGCATCAGCAATTGCAACAACCAACTGGTGAATCTACACTGGGACAGACGAATCAGGACAGTATCAACAGATCCAGACCAAG TCGTGGTCGCAGAAAGTCCAGATGGAAGttaaaatttcatcatcaagCATTACCACCAGAATATTTGGATCATTATGAAGCTGCTCTTGCTCAAGAGGCATTGAATACTTCACCAACTCAAGGATATAATCCAAATGCACCAAGTCCAGcaccaacaacatcaacatcaacatcaccCTCAACACCAAGTCCAAATGCAGATGTACAAGGTTGGCTTCAACGTATAACAGCAGTACAACAAGAAATATCTCCCacaaattcaattgaaaataataattcatcacaATCAAATTATCGTCGATCAGTTATAACATCATCagcaaataattatacaataaatcaTCAACCATCACCAAGACCACCAATGAAATATTCTGATTTACCATACATGGGTGAAATAACACTGGACAATAGTAAACCACGTCGTGGTAGAAAACCTAAAAAAGCTGatatttgtcatttaatatataaaaattatggcACAATATTACCAGGTACACCAGGACATGAAGAACGTGGAAAAGATATACAAGAACGTTTAGAAAATAATCGTGAACAATCAccacaaattaattttcaacgttCAGATATACAAAATCGAATAAGTAGTCTTTTAGAAAAAAGATTAACTCAAGAATCAAAAAAAGGTAATATTatacttgatgaaaataaagaacaaaatGAACCacttaatttatgtattaaagatcttaatcaattaaaaattcgtTTATTACGTAAACAtggaaatatttatgaatctGGACATGTTAAAAGTGAATCATCGAGTGATAATGAAGACATTGAGTGTGTAGatgttaaaaatacaaaaaaaataaatttaattaattcaaataaattacctgaatgcatcaataataataatattgctattaataacaacaacaatattacaaatattaataataataatacaaaaaatataaatcaaaatgataaaaatggaCAAAATTCAAATGGATTAGTTTATTGGCCAAATGGAGGTGTATTTATTCATCCAATGGCCCTGCAATCACAATTAatgtattatcaaaaaatgtcaaaagatgataataaaaatcaagcaTCACCAGTTgatacaacaacatcaacaaaagAATCGAAAATAATACCAAAAACAGTGTATTCATCAATGGTTGATTCTAAAAGTCCAATAGCAAGTCCAAGTCCAGTATCAGTAACAGTAACACCACCATCAATATCACCACGTCCAAAACGTATTGCACAAACAAATCAATCAACAAatcaatcaacaacaacaacaacagcacaACCAACAAAACGTAAAAGATCAGCAATATTTATACCACCAATGCcaactgaaaataataataatccagCAACAGAAGTTagtatatgtaaatttaaatttacaggtGGTGCTAAACCAagtttacaagaaaaaaaaagtttatctgTTGATTCTGGTGGTAATTTTCGTTATTACAGTGGTACTGGTGATAAATCAATGCGTGGTTATGAATTTTTTCCACGTGAAACATTACAACAACCAGCTGGACAAGCAACATCATCAGCTGGTGCATTTTTAAGTGCTGCTGGTGAAAGAATACCACCACcacaattatcatcatcatcattatcatcatcatcatcatcttgtcAACGTGTTATTGTCGCTGATGATGgtagaagaaaaagaaaaacacgtAAATCATTACAACGTGAAAAACTTGAACAAACATTTAAAGAAAAAGgttttttaatacaaacacAACAATTAGAATCAGCTGAAGGTGCAACATATTGTAAATTTCGTCAATTaagaaaatttacaagatatttatttagaagTTGGAAAGATTATTTACCAGGTAATGTTGGTGATTTAAATCATAATCCTGATGATGAACAAACAATTATTGCTGAAGTTGATGGTGAACAATCACCATCACCAATATCAAATTCAGATCTTGTTGTTATGTCAAATGTCATTGATGAAAATCAAACATTACCAATTGcatga
- the LOC122855570 gene encoding putative uncharacterized protein DDB_G0277255 isoform X1 produces the protein MLPDNTFPVTGGIMQTEEVVPRAQSTGIVSSLTDTLNYQYPLHLLQHLQYQLPELVHMAVKQEPQDDDERARCVINNRFSSNEALNSQQAESSSASTPTEVAHHVHHGHDGMTVHQQLQQPTGESTLGQTNQDSINRSRPSSRGRRKSRWKLKFHHQALPPEYLDHYEAALAQEALNTSPTQGYNPNAPSPAPTTSTSTSPSTPSPNADVQGWLQRITAVQQEISPTNSIENNNSSQSNYRRSVITSSANNYTINHQPSPRPPMKYSDLPYMGEITLDNSKPRRGRKPKKADICHLIYKNYGTILPGTPGHEERGKDIQERLENNREQSPQINFQRSDIQNRISSLLEKRLTQESKKGNIILDENKEQNEPLNLCIKDLNQLKIRLLRKHGNIYESGHVKSESSSDNEDIECVDVKNTKKINLINSNKLPECINNNNIAINNNNNITNINNNNTKNINQNDKNGQNSNGLVYWPNGGVFIHPMALQSQLMYYQKMSKDDNKNQASPVDTTTSTKESKIIPKTVYSSMVDSKSPIASPSPVSVTVTPPSISPRPKRIAQTNQSTNQSTTTTTAQPTKRKRSAIFIPPMPTENNNNPATEVSICKFKFTGGAKPSLQEKKSLSVDSGGNFRYYSGTGDKSMRGYEFFPRETLQQPAGQATSSAGAFLSAAGERIPPPQLSSSSLSSSSSSCQRVIVADDGRRKRKTRKSLQREKLEQTFKEKGFLIQTQQLESAEGATYCKFRQLRKFTRYLFRSWKDYLPGNVGDLNHNPDDEQTIIAEVDGEQSPSPISNSDLVVMSNVIDENQTLPIA, from the exons ATGTTGCCGGATAACACATTTCCCGTAAcag gGGGCATTATGCAGACCGAGGAAGTCGTGCCTCGTGCACAATCAACAGGTATTGTAAGCTCCCTGACAGACACTTTAAACTATCAATATCCATTGCATCTTCTTCAACATTTACAATATCAATTGCCAGAACTCGTTCACATGGCGGTTAAACAAGAGCCACAAGATGACGATGAAAGAGCAAGGTGTGTTATTAATAacag ATTCAGTTCTAACGAGGCACTTAACAGTCAACAAGCAGAATCAAGTAGTGCATCTACTCCTACTGAAGTTGCACATCACGTGCATCATGGTCATGATGGAATGACAGTGCATCAGCAATTGCAACAACCAACTGGTGAATCTACACTGGGACAGACGAATCAGGACAGTATCAACAGATCCAGACCAAG TAGTCGTGGTCGCAGAAAGTCCAGATGGAAGttaaaatttcatcatcaagCATTACCACCAGAATATTTGGATCATTATGAAGCTGCTCTTGCTCAAGAGGCATTGAATACTTCACCAACTCAAGGATATAATCCAAATGCACCAAGTCCAGcaccaacaacatcaacatcaacatcaccCTCAACACCAAGTCCAAATGCAGATGTACAAGGTTGGCTTCAACGTATAACAGCAGTACAACAAGAAATATCTCCCacaaattcaattgaaaataataattcatcacaATCAAATTATCGTCGATCAGTTATAACATCATCagcaaataattatacaataaatcaTCAACCATCACCAAGACCACCAATGAAATATTCTGATTTACCATACATGGGTGAAATAACACTGGACAATAGTAAACCACGTCGTGGTAGAAAACCTAAAAAAGCTGatatttgtcatttaatatataaaaattatggcACAATATTACCAGGTACACCAGGACATGAAGAACGTGGAAAAGATATACAAGAACGTTTAGAAAATAATCGTGAACAATCAccacaaattaattttcaacgttCAGATATACAAAATCGAATAAGTAGTCTTTTAGAAAAAAGATTAACTCAAGAATCAAAAAAAGGTAATATTatacttgatgaaaataaagaacaaaatGAACCacttaatttatgtattaaagatcttaatcaattaaaaattcgtTTATTACGTAAACAtggaaatatttatgaatctGGACATGTTAAAAGTGAATCATCGAGTGATAATGAAGACATTGAGTGTGTAGatgttaaaaatacaaaaaaaataaatttaattaattcaaataaattacctgaatgcatcaataataataatattgctattaataacaacaacaatattacaaatattaataataataatacaaaaaatataaatcaaaatgataaaaatggaCAAAATTCAAATGGATTAGTTTATTGGCCAAATGGAGGTGTATTTATTCATCCAATGGCCCTGCAATCACAATTAatgtattatcaaaaaatgtcaaaagatgataataaaaatcaagcaTCACCAGTTgatacaacaacatcaacaaaagAATCGAAAATAATACCAAAAACAGTGTATTCATCAATGGTTGATTCTAAAAGTCCAATAGCAAGTCCAAGTCCAGTATCAGTAACAGTAACACCACCATCAATATCACCACGTCCAAAACGTATTGCACAAACAAATCAATCAACAAatcaatcaacaacaacaacaacagcacaACCAACAAAACGTAAAAGATCAGCAATATTTATACCACCAATGCcaactgaaaataataataatccagCAACAGAAGTTagtatatgtaaatttaaatttacaggtGGTGCTAAACCAagtttacaagaaaaaaaaagtttatctgTTGATTCTGGTGGTAATTTTCGTTATTACAGTGGTACTGGTGATAAATCAATGCGTGGTTATGAATTTTTTCCACGTGAAACATTACAACAACCAGCTGGACAAGCAACATCATCAGCTGGTGCATTTTTAAGTGCTGCTGGTGAAAGAATACCACCACcacaattatcatcatcatcattatcatcatcatcatcatcttgtcAACGTGTTATTGTCGCTGATGATGgtagaagaaaaagaaaaacacgtAAATCATTACAACGTGAAAAACTTGAACAAACATTTAAAGAAAAAGgttttttaatacaaacacAACAATTAGAATCAGCTGAAGGTGCAACATATTGTAAATTTCGTCAATTaagaaaatttacaagatatttatttagaagTTGGAAAGATTATTTACCAGGTAATGTTGGTGATTTAAATCATAATCCTGATGATGAACAAACAATTATTGCTGAAGTTGATGGTGAACAATCACCATCACCAATATCAAATTCAGATCTTGTTGTTATGTCAAATGTCATTGATGAAAATCAAACATTACCAATTGcatga
- the LOC122855570 gene encoding putative uncharacterized protein DDB_G0277255 isoform X3, translated as MLPDNTFPVTGGIMQTEEVVPRAQSTGIVSSLTDTLNYQYPLHLLQHLQYQLPELVHMAVKQEPQDDDERARFSSNEALNSQQAESSSASTPTEVAHHVHHGHDGMTVHQQLQQPTGESTLGQTNQDSINRSRPSSRGRRKSRWKLKFHHQALPPEYLDHYEAALAQEALNTSPTQGYNPNAPSPAPTTSTSTSPSTPSPNADVQGWLQRITAVQQEISPTNSIENNNSSQSNYRRSVITSSANNYTINHQPSPRPPMKYSDLPYMGEITLDNSKPRRGRKPKKADICHLIYKNYGTILPGTPGHEERGKDIQERLENNREQSPQINFQRSDIQNRISSLLEKRLTQESKKGNIILDENKEQNEPLNLCIKDLNQLKIRLLRKHGNIYESGHVKSESSSDNEDIECVDVKNTKKINLINSNKLPECINNNNIAINNNNNITNINNNNTKNINQNDKNGQNSNGLVYWPNGGVFIHPMALQSQLMYYQKMSKDDNKNQASPVDTTTSTKESKIIPKTVYSSMVDSKSPIASPSPVSVTVTPPSISPRPKRIAQTNQSTNQSTTTTTAQPTKRKRSAIFIPPMPTENNNNPATEVSICKFKFTGGAKPSLQEKKSLSVDSGGNFRYYSGTGDKSMRGYEFFPRETLQQPAGQATSSAGAFLSAAGERIPPPQLSSSSLSSSSSSCQRVIVADDGRRKRKTRKSLQREKLEQTFKEKGFLIQTQQLESAEGATYCKFRQLRKFTRYLFRSWKDYLPGNVGDLNHNPDDEQTIIAEVDGEQSPSPISNSDLVVMSNVIDENQTLPIA; from the exons ATGTTGCCGGATAACACATTTCCCGTAAcag gGGGCATTATGCAGACCGAGGAAGTCGTGCCTCGTGCACAATCAACAGGTATTGTAAGCTCCCTGACAGACACTTTAAACTATCAATATCCATTGCATCTTCTTCAACATTTACAATATCAATTGCCAGAACTCGTTCACATGGCGGTTAAACAAGAGCCACAAGATGACGATGAAAGAGCAAG ATTCAGTTCTAACGAGGCACTTAACAGTCAACAAGCAGAATCAAGTAGTGCATCTACTCCTACTGAAGTTGCACATCACGTGCATCATGGTCATGATGGAATGACAGTGCATCAGCAATTGCAACAACCAACTGGTGAATCTACACTGGGACAGACGAATCAGGACAGTATCAACAGATCCAGACCAAG TAGTCGTGGTCGCAGAAAGTCCAGATGGAAGttaaaatttcatcatcaagCATTACCACCAGAATATTTGGATCATTATGAAGCTGCTCTTGCTCAAGAGGCATTGAATACTTCACCAACTCAAGGATATAATCCAAATGCACCAAGTCCAGcaccaacaacatcaacatcaacatcaccCTCAACACCAAGTCCAAATGCAGATGTACAAGGTTGGCTTCAACGTATAACAGCAGTACAACAAGAAATATCTCCCacaaattcaattgaaaataataattcatcacaATCAAATTATCGTCGATCAGTTATAACATCATCagcaaataattatacaataaatcaTCAACCATCACCAAGACCACCAATGAAATATTCTGATTTACCATACATGGGTGAAATAACACTGGACAATAGTAAACCACGTCGTGGTAGAAAACCTAAAAAAGCTGatatttgtcatttaatatataaaaattatggcACAATATTACCAGGTACACCAGGACATGAAGAACGTGGAAAAGATATACAAGAACGTTTAGAAAATAATCGTGAACAATCAccacaaattaattttcaacgttCAGATATACAAAATCGAATAAGTAGTCTTTTAGAAAAAAGATTAACTCAAGAATCAAAAAAAGGTAATATTatacttgatgaaaataaagaacaaaatGAACCacttaatttatgtattaaagatcttaatcaattaaaaattcgtTTATTACGTAAACAtggaaatatttatgaatctGGACATGTTAAAAGTGAATCATCGAGTGATAATGAAGACATTGAGTGTGTAGatgttaaaaatacaaaaaaaataaatttaattaattcaaataaattacctgaatgcatcaataataataatattgctattaataacaacaacaatattacaaatattaataataataatacaaaaaatataaatcaaaatgataaaaatggaCAAAATTCAAATGGATTAGTTTATTGGCCAAATGGAGGTGTATTTATTCATCCAATGGCCCTGCAATCACAATTAatgtattatcaaaaaatgtcaaaagatgataataaaaatcaagcaTCACCAGTTgatacaacaacatcaacaaaagAATCGAAAATAATACCAAAAACAGTGTATTCATCAATGGTTGATTCTAAAAGTCCAATAGCAAGTCCAAGTCCAGTATCAGTAACAGTAACACCACCATCAATATCACCACGTCCAAAACGTATTGCACAAACAAATCAATCAACAAatcaatcaacaacaacaacaacagcacaACCAACAAAACGTAAAAGATCAGCAATATTTATACCACCAATGCcaactgaaaataataataatccagCAACAGAAGTTagtatatgtaaatttaaatttacaggtGGTGCTAAACCAagtttacaagaaaaaaaaagtttatctgTTGATTCTGGTGGTAATTTTCGTTATTACAGTGGTACTGGTGATAAATCAATGCGTGGTTATGAATTTTTTCCACGTGAAACATTACAACAACCAGCTGGACAAGCAACATCATCAGCTGGTGCATTTTTAAGTGCTGCTGGTGAAAGAATACCACCACcacaattatcatcatcatcattatcatcatcatcatcatcttgtcAACGTGTTATTGTCGCTGATGATGgtagaagaaaaagaaaaacacgtAAATCATTACAACGTGAAAAACTTGAACAAACATTTAAAGAAAAAGgttttttaatacaaacacAACAATTAGAATCAGCTGAAGGTGCAACATATTGTAAATTTCGTCAATTaagaaaatttacaagatatttatttagaagTTGGAAAGATTATTTACCAGGTAATGTTGGTGATTTAAATCATAATCCTGATGATGAACAAACAATTATTGCTGAAGTTGATGGTGAACAATCACCATCACCAATATCAAATTCAGATCTTGTTGTTATGTCAAATGTCATTGATGAAAATCAAACATTACCAATTGcatga